The following coding sequences lie in one Microvirga sp. 17 mud 1-3 genomic window:
- a CDS encoding autotransporter serine protease has translation MRRSVSTRLLVAGLMAGTATAGLLAGLPNAFAADYPGTRVPTFLNVPLASEISSSASAASFETDEYQRSWFLGKIHASEAYALGYTGKGVTVAIVDTGLDMDHPEFSGRISPFFRSFAMDEPIGFMTDLEPDGQIAGHGTHVGGIIGAARNGVGTQGVAYNATLMPLRAIEVANDGIHDPSNSALYYAAQSGAKVLNGSYGPNALPPLWIKDPASPSGYSRNPYHEVMPDKIVYGGGLEAEYKAAKAAADADIVLVFSAGNAYGDQPISAGSPDGIAFLPFITPSNTRAGAYKFLTGGESILDPATYVYADPNDPYFGQLDFSDLQGSVIAVVATDRNNKIASYSNRCGVTFLWCLAAPGGDHARAGQDRNTYEILSTYPFSTYEPMVGTSMAAPVVAGSAAVLREAFPYMTARQIIEVMLTTTDDIGPAEIYGRGLLNLGRAVRGPKEFGAEGFAQVFDVNTKGYDSTWSNDIVGTGGLIKRGDGNLLLTGANTYEGGTEVLGGALTLTGSVASFMTVGTSGTLRGTGTIQAPLSLAGTLEPGSAVAGTFGTLTVTGDATLLSSSTYRVDANASGNHDRLVVGGTTTLEGGALDLVLADGLAPIGTPLEIVNSAGGATGVFGTLRTNSVSAFLDPRLRYVGDSVTVTFERNAVPLADAETSPERKDVAAAIDALIRTDSKLDDAILRLDAASVDRAIDLLSGEAHGSAVTAGYAQAGLIQTTLLTRLRQPLTSLPLLAQGAYGAAFAADRPGQAVAPVAVTPAPIAPRYALWGEGFGAWGKTRSDRNAASLDTSTGGFLIGADAQVTDGWRLGLAGGYLRTALDVDARLSSGSNESVFGALYGSGQWGALTLRLGAAYARHDIDLSRTITFPGYADAVKASYDGSTLQAFGELGYRLGFGALALEPFVGASVLRLSTDGFQEQGGAAALTGFGRTYDLGTTTVGLRAEARLSETVPLTLSGLLGWRHAYGDVAPEALLAFAGGASPFTVAGVPVDRDALVAEAGLDWRASEAISLGVSYAGQIGARAQEHTVKGNFVWRFGTY, from the coding sequence TTGCGCCGCTCTGTTTCGACGCGCCTGCTCGTCGCCGGCCTCATGGCCGGTACTGCGACGGCCGGGCTTCTCGCTGGCCTGCCGAACGCCTTCGCGGCCGACTACCCGGGCACCCGCGTCCCGACGTTCTTGAATGTTCCGCTCGCGTCAGAAATCTCTTCGTCCGCCAGTGCCGCCTCCTTCGAGACGGACGAGTACCAGCGCTCCTGGTTCCTCGGGAAGATCCATGCGTCCGAGGCCTATGCGCTGGGCTACACGGGGAAGGGCGTAACGGTCGCCATCGTCGATACGGGCCTCGACATGGACCATCCGGAGTTTTCGGGCCGAATCTCACCGTTCTTCCGCTCCTTTGCGATGGATGAGCCGATCGGCTTCATGACCGACCTCGAGCCGGACGGCCAGATCGCCGGACACGGCACCCATGTGGGCGGCATCATCGGTGCGGCACGCAATGGCGTCGGCACCCAGGGCGTGGCCTATAACGCGACGCTCATGCCCTTGAGGGCCATCGAGGTTGCCAATGACGGTATCCACGACCCGTCGAATTCGGCGCTCTATTATGCGGCCCAGTCCGGCGCCAAGGTCCTCAATGGCAGCTACGGCCCCAATGCCCTTCCGCCCCTGTGGATCAAGGATCCCGCTTCGCCCAGCGGCTACAGCCGGAACCCCTATCACGAAGTCATGCCGGACAAGATCGTCTACGGCGGAGGTCTCGAGGCCGAATACAAGGCCGCCAAGGCTGCGGCGGATGCGGACATCGTGTTGGTCTTCTCGGCAGGCAACGCCTATGGGGATCAGCCGATTTCCGCCGGAAGCCCCGACGGGATTGCCTTCCTGCCCTTCATCACCCCGAGCAACACGCGGGCCGGCGCCTATAAATTCCTTACGGGCGGCGAGAGCATCCTCGATCCGGCGACCTATGTTTATGCGGACCCCAACGATCCCTATTTCGGCCAGCTCGACTTCTCCGATCTCCAGGGAAGCGTGATCGCGGTCGTCGCGACCGACCGCAACAATAAGATTGCGAGCTACAGCAACCGCTGCGGCGTGACCTTCCTATGGTGTCTGGCGGCGCCGGGCGGTGACCACGCCCGGGCCGGGCAGGATCGGAACACCTACGAGATCCTTTCGACCTATCCGTTCAGCACCTACGAGCCCATGGTCGGCACCTCCATGGCGGCGCCCGTCGTGGCGGGCAGCGCGGCCGTGTTGCGGGAAGCCTTCCCGTACATGACGGCGCGCCAGATCATCGAAGTCATGCTGACCACGACGGACGATATCGGTCCGGCGGAAATCTATGGCCGCGGCCTCCTCAATCTCGGTCGGGCCGTCAGGGGTCCGAAGGAGTTCGGGGCCGAGGGCTTCGCTCAGGTCTTCGACGTGAACACGAAAGGCTACGATTCCACCTGGTCCAACGACATCGTGGGCACCGGCGGTCTCATCAAGCGTGGAGACGGCAACCTCCTCCTCACCGGTGCCAACACCTATGAGGGCGGCACCGAGGTGCTGGGCGGCGCACTCACCCTCACGGGCTCGGTCGCCTCGTTCATGACGGTCGGGACCTCCGGAACCCTGCGGGGAACGGGCACGATCCAGGCTCCGCTCTCCCTTGCGGGTACCCTGGAGCCGGGTTCGGCCGTTGCCGGCACCTTCGGCACCCTGACGGTCACGGGCGATGCCACCCTGCTGTCGAGCTCGACCTATCGGGTCGATGCCAATGCAAGCGGAAATCACGACCGGCTCGTGGTCGGCGGCACGACGACCCTGGAGGGCGGCGCCCTCGACCTGGTCCTCGCGGACGGCTTGGCGCCGATCGGCACGCCGCTCGAGATCGTCAACTCCGCGGGCGGTGCGACGGGCGTCTTCGGGACCCTGCGCACCAACAGCGTGTCGGCCTTCCTGGACCCCCGGTTGCGTTACGTGGGCGACAGCGTCACGGTCACCTTCGAGCGCAATGCGGTGCCACTCGCCGATGCGGAGACGTCTCCGGAGCGGAAGGACGTGGCGGCCGCCATCGACGCGCTCATCAGGACCGATAGCAAGCTGGACGATGCGATCCTTCGGCTCGACGCGGCCTCCGTGGACCGCGCCATCGACCTCCTCTCGGGCGAGGCGCACGGCTCGGCCGTAACGGCGGGCTATGCCCAGGCCGGGCTGATCCAGACCACCCTCCTCACCCGCCTGCGCCAGCCGCTCACGTCCCTGCCGCTGCTCGCCCAAGGCGCCTACGGCGCCGCCTTCGCGGCCGACCGGCCCGGCCAAGCCGTGGCCCCGGTCGCGGTCACGCCCGCTCCCATCGCCCCGCGCTATGCCCTGTGGGGGGAAGGCTTCGGGGCCTGGGGCAAAACCCGCTCCGACCGCAATGCCGCTTCGCTCGACACCTCCACCGGCGGCTTCCTGATCGGCGCCGATGCTCAGGTCACCGACGGCTGGCGCCTTGGCCTTGCCGGCGGCTATCTGCGCACCGCGCTCGATGTCGATGCCCGCCTCTCCTCCGGCTCCAACGAGAGCGTGTTCGGTGCCCTCTATGGCTCCGGCCAATGGGGCGCCCTCACCCTGCGCCTCGGCGCGGCCTATGCCCGCCACGACATCGACTTGAGCCGCACCATCACGTTCCCGGGCTATGCCGATGCGGTCAAAGCCTCCTATGACGGTTCGACCCTGCAGGCCTTCGGCGAGCTTGGCTACCGGCTCGGCTTCGGCGCGCTGGCGCTCGAGCCGTTTGTCGGCGCGTCCGTGCTGCGGCTGTCGACCGACGGCTTCCAGGAGCAGGGCGGGGCTGCCGCGCTGACCGGGTTCGGGCGGACCTATGATCTCGGCACCACGACCGTGGGGTTAAGGGCCGAGGCGCGCTTGAGCGAGACGGTGCCGCTGACGCTGAGCGGCCTGCTCGGCTGGCGGCATGCCTATGGCGATGTAGCGCCCGAGGCGCTGCTGGCCTTTGCGGGCGGAGCAAGCCCGTTCACGGTGGCGGGCGTGCCGGTCGACCGGGACGCCTTGGTGGCCGAGGCGGGTCTCGACTGGCGGGCCTCGGAGGCGATCAGCTTAGGGGTCAGCTATGCCGGGCAGATCGGCGCACGGGCGCAGGAGCATACCGTCAAGGGCAACTTCGTCTGGCGCTTCGGGACGTACTGA
- a CDS encoding NAD-dependent succinate-semialdehyde dehydrogenase, with protein sequence MAESSLTDRRPAATGKPRFETLDPATGRPGRSYEGHTPDEALAIARQVRAAFGEWRRTPFPERARLMKEAAAVLRRRQADFAEIMTSEMGKLLADGRAEVEKCAFNCDYFADNAEAFLARRPVDLDGSRAFVTFNPLGTVLAVMPWNFPFWQVFRFAAPTLMAGNTAVLKHASNVPGCALAIESVFREAGFPENVFRTLLIPSAQVKALIDDPSIAAVTLTGSVEAGREVAAAAGAALKKSVLELGGSDAYLVLEDADIAQAAKVCATARMVNGGQSCIAGKRFIAVRQVREAFERALAAEMETYLMGDPRDPGSKLGPMESVKARDQIHEQVRRSVERGARLLTGGTIPDRPGAWYPPTVLTDVRPGMPAHDEEVFGPVAAVIEAKDEADAIRIANEARFGLGSGVLTRDPARGERIAAEELESGMSFVNGNVRSDPRMPFGGVKDSGYGRECSDFGIHEFVNIKSVVVTR encoded by the coding sequence ATGGCCGAGAGCTCCCTGACCGACCGACGCCCTGCCGCTACCGGCAAGCCCCGCTTCGAGACGCTCGATCCTGCCACCGGCAGACCGGGCCGCAGCTATGAGGGCCATACGCCTGACGAAGCGCTGGCCATCGCCCGCCAGGTGCGCGCCGCGTTCGGGGAATGGCGCCGGACGCCCTTTCCCGAGCGCGCGCGCCTCATGAAGGAGGCTGCCGCCGTCCTGCGCCGCCGCCAGGCGGACTTCGCTGAGATCATGACGTCCGAAATGGGCAAGCTCCTCGCGGACGGGCGGGCGGAAGTCGAGAAATGCGCCTTCAACTGCGATTATTTCGCCGACAATGCGGAGGCCTTCCTCGCCCGCCGGCCTGTCGATCTCGACGGGAGCCGGGCCTTCGTGACCTTCAACCCGCTGGGAACCGTCCTGGCCGTGATGCCATGGAATTTCCCGTTCTGGCAGGTCTTCCGCTTCGCGGCACCGACTCTGATGGCCGGCAACACGGCCGTCCTGAAACATGCCAGCAACGTCCCGGGCTGCGCGCTTGCCATCGAGAGCGTCTTCCGCGAGGCGGGCTTTCCGGAGAACGTGTTCCGCACCCTCCTGATCCCCAGCGCCCAGGTCAAAGCCCTCATCGACGACCCGAGCATCGCGGCCGTGACGCTCACGGGGAGCGTGGAAGCGGGCCGGGAGGTGGCCGCCGCGGCGGGGGCTGCGCTCAAGAAGAGCGTGCTCGAGCTCGGCGGCTCGGACGCCTATCTGGTGCTCGAGGATGCGGATATCGCCCAGGCCGCGAAGGTCTGCGCCACGGCCCGGATGGTCAATGGCGGGCAGAGCTGCATTGCCGGGAAGCGCTTCATCGCCGTGCGCCAGGTGCGGGAAGCTTTCGAGCGCGCTCTCGCGGCCGAAATGGAAACCTACCTCATGGGCGACCCGCGCGATCCGGGCTCGAAGCTGGGGCCTATGGAAAGCGTCAAGGCGCGCGACCAGATCCATGAGCAGGTTCGCCGCAGCGTGGAGCGCGGTGCACGGCTTCTCACAGGCGGCACGATCCCGGATCGTCCCGGGGCCTGGTACCCGCCGACCGTGCTGACCGATGTGCGCCCCGGCATGCCGGCCCATGACGAGGAGGTGTTCGGCCCCGTGGCGGCCGTCATCGAGGCCAAGGACGAGGCGGACGCGATCCGCATCGCCAATGAGGCCCGGTTCGGCCTCGGCTCCGGTGTCCTCACACGGGATCCCGCGCGAGGCGAGAGGATCGCCGCGGAGGAGCTGGAATCCGGCATGAGTTTCGTGAACGGCAACGTGCGCTCCGATCCGCGGATGCCCTTCGGGGGCGTCAAGGACAGCGGCTATGGACGCGAGTGCTCCGACTTCGGGATCCACGAATTCGTCAATATCAAAAGTGTGGTCGTCACCCGCTGA
- a CDS encoding universal stress protein, translating to MIKDVLVHLDGGDDDELRLAHAEAIASASEARITGLFTNTLPDFALMTPMDGGAAAAEVLAELDEEARRSGDRTQQRLAERFMRLSVPNEIRRLDGTPGQLMKQAVSEARRSDLFVAQRPYDGNGSSAWDDLFESVLFGSGRGVYIVPPGRKPAEAIRRVLVAWRETRETARAIAEAAPLIAKAARTCVLVVDPEDAGGKPTLDLDIARHLERYGTEVEVNLVPSNGRAVSEVILDQARRMSADLIVMGGYGHSRAREWILGGTSRDMLERTEMPLLMAH from the coding sequence ATGATCAAAGACGTACTGGTTCATCTGGACGGAGGCGACGACGACGAGCTGCGGTTGGCTCATGCGGAGGCGATTGCTTCCGCCAGCGAAGCCCGCATCACGGGCCTCTTTACAAACACGCTTCCCGACTTCGCCCTGATGACGCCCATGGACGGCGGCGCGGCGGCGGCCGAAGTGCTTGCCGAGCTCGACGAGGAGGCCCGGCGTAGTGGAGACCGGACGCAGCAGCGCCTCGCGGAGCGCTTCATGCGCCTGTCCGTTCCCAACGAGATTCGCCGGCTCGATGGCACACCCGGCCAGCTGATGAAACAGGCCGTCTCCGAAGCCCGCCGGTCCGACCTGTTCGTGGCGCAAAGGCCCTATGACGGCAACGGATCGTCGGCCTGGGACGACCTTTTCGAATCGGTGCTCTTCGGAAGCGGACGCGGCGTCTACATCGTCCCGCCGGGGCGCAAGCCGGCCGAGGCGATCCGGCGCGTTCTCGTCGCCTGGCGCGAGACGCGCGAGACCGCGCGGGCGATTGCGGAGGCCGCCCCCCTGATCGCGAAGGCGGCCCGCACCTGCGTGCTGGTGGTCGACCCGGAGGATGCCGGAGGGAAGCCGACGCTCGATCTCGACATCGCGCGGCACCTGGAGCGCTACGGCACGGAAGTCGAAGTCAATCTCGTTCCGAGCAACGGTCGGGCGGTGAGCGAAGTGATTCTCGACCAGGCACGACGCATGTCTGCCGACCTCATCGTCATGGGAGGCTATGGCCACTCGCGGGCGCGCGAATGGATCCTCGGCGGCACGAGCCGGGATATGCTCGAACGAACCGAGATGCCGCTCCTCATGGCCCATTGA